A portion of the Lolium rigidum isolate FL_2022 chromosome 1, APGP_CSIRO_Lrig_0.1, whole genome shotgun sequence genome contains these proteins:
- the LOC124683356 gene encoding two-component response regulator ORR22-like, whose translation MGEVKEKEGLVETLEDLGKGSSEDDEAGELDLNEDLGEEDGGDDGDGGGSTSEVAGRGGGSSSSNNSSSNHDSESRGPEGGGERVPTVRQYNRSKHPRLRWTPDLHMAFLHAVERLGGQERATPKLVLQMMNVRGLSIAHVKSHLQMYRSKKIEHESSHERAAMSSVFSPMNFHMRRGNHGFHDMFFQGAPGSALTSNTGVFASRSTSFFPDASRIYGLLQRRQPPLQTFDFKSYTSLRNQEWAFNQHNTAARAGAVDDHGPPKGLVQEMILRNKDGKPTSQLSDVMGASIATNLRSSAAATTSTAVPRPDGAMVGSINWIGSSSRPFTRTTSSAVTNGFEQGDHSLSFRWRGTAGASSNGKTSTTIPSSEPAVVREAGSPLVLLKQAVSMAPAKPNDELRNDAEARRMKISVAAATAVVGENGWTPELQLSLSPNMGTDNAGRGKKRNNAGQEVGSDSLPLSLSLSLLGGGDDGASRDSRRLEVATGSSSKKAALGLSTLDLTMSIKALE comes from the exons ATGGGTGAGGTGAAGGAGAAGGAGGGGCTGGTGGAGACTCTTGAAGACCTTGGGAAGGGATCTTCGGAAGATGACGAGGCTGGGGAGCTGGACCTCAACGAGGACTTGGGAGAGGAAGACGgtggtgacgacggcgacggaggcggtagcacaagtgaggttgcaggacgaggaggagggagctcaagcagcaacaacagcagcagcaaccaTGATTCGGAAAGCAGGGGTCCTGAGGGCGGCGGCGAGAGGGTGCCAACGGTGCGGCAGTACAACCGGTCTAAGCACCCCCGTCTCCGGTGGACGCCGGACCTCCACATGGCGTTCCTCCATGCCGTCGAGCGGCTGGGCGGCCAAGAGA GAGCAACCCCAAAGCTGGTGCTTCAGATGATGAACGTGAGGGGGCTCAGCATTGCTCATGTAAAAAGTCACTTGCAG ATGTACAGAAGCAAAAAGATAGAACACGAGTCCAGCCACGAGAGGGCGGCCATGTCCTCAG TCTTTTCTCCCATGAATTTCCACATGAGGAGAGGGAATCATGGTTTCCACGACATGTTCTTCCAAGGAGCACCTGGCTCGGCACTGACCTCCAACACCGGGGTCTTTGCGTCAAGAAGCACCAGCTTCTTTCCCGATGCTAGTCGTATTTACGGCCTCCTCCAACGCCGGCAGCCTCCATTACAAACCTTCGACTTCAAGAGCTATACGAGCCTTAG AAATCAAGAATGGGCGTTCAACCAGCATAACACGGCCGCCAGGGCAGGAGCCGTTGATGACCATGGTCCTCCAAAAGGGCTCGTACAGGAGATGATCTTAAGGAACAAGGACGGCAAGCCAACGTCGCAATTGTCAGACGTGATGGGCGCCAGTATCGCCACCAACCTGAGGTCGTCGGCAGCGGCAACCACGAGCACCGCCGTCCCTAGGCCAGATGGCGCCATGGTCGGAAGCATTAATTGGATAGGCAGCAGCTCCCGACCATTCACTAGGACAACATCGTCGGCGGTCACCAATGGTTTTGAACAGGGCGATCACAGTCTCTCGTTTAGATGgcgaggcaccgccggcgccaGCAGCAATGGCAAGACTAGCACAACAATACCATCTTCAGAACCAGCGGTGGTACGTGAAGCAGGTTCTCCACTCGTG TTGCTGAAACAGGCAGTGTCTATGGCTCCTGCCAAACCTAATGATGAGCTCAGAAACGACGCAgaggcgaggaggatgaagatatcggtggcggcggcgacagcAGTGGTGGGGGAGAACGGGTGGACGCCGGAGTTGCAGCTAAGCCTGAGCCCCAACATGGGAACAGACAATGCAGGCAGGGGCAAGAAGAGGAACAACGCTGGGCAGGAGGTCGGCAGCGACAGTCTGCCACTCTCACTGTCGCTGTCACTACTTGGTGGTGGCGACGATGGTGCTAGCAGGGATTCCAGGAGGTTAGAGGTAGCGACAGGTAGCAGCAGCAAGAAGGCCGCTCTGGGGCTGAGTACTTTGGATCTGACCATGTCGATAAAGGCATTGGAGTGA